A window of Panthera leo isolate Ple1 chromosome D2, P.leo_Ple1_pat1.1, whole genome shotgun sequence contains these coding sequences:
- the LRIT2 gene encoding leucine-rich repeat, immunoglobulin-like domain and transmembrane domain-containing protein 2 — MASVSHYCLLVLVFLDSHAAQPSCLPGCTCSEDSFGRALQCMSTSLGMIPRKLPEELKRLRIENSPLFELPQGSFINMSTLEYLWLNFNNITVIHLGALEHLSELKELRLEGNKLRSVPWTAFQATPLLRVLDLKHNRIDVLPELALQFLVNLTYLDLSSNRLTVVSKGIFSNWLAYQKPHQPGCGARIHSGLVLALHDNPWLCDCRLRGLVQFVKSNSIPVILVNSYLVCQHPLSKAGQLFHETELSVCMKPQISTSNASVTIQMGQNVTLRCLAQASPSPTIVWTYPLSMWREFDVLTSSTAEDTALSELVIPAAHLVDRGNYTCVASNSIGRSTLVISLQVQPAQTLSVPHSAFFPSDGNAYVDLRVVKQTVHGILLEWFAVADTPEEKWFTLYIASDETLKKEVVHIGPGINTYAVDDLLPSTKYEACLSLGGQPPRRGRCVVFVTGRDHGELEGRERLLHITVVLCAVLLAVPVGAYVWAAQAPCSCREWGLHCCPHRRKAPRCPRAVPQHRDCSYREHIAVCEDRLGHRDDEGDEEKDEEEDKG, encoded by the exons ATGGCTTCAGTTTCTCACTATTGCCTGCTAGTTCTGGTCTTTCTGGATTCACATGCAGCTCAGCCATCCTGTCTACCAGGATGTACCTGCTCAGAGGACAGTTTCGGCAG GGCTCTGCAGTGCATGTCTACCTCTTTGGGAATGATCCCAAGGAAACTTCCTGAAGAGTTAAAGCGGTTGAGAATTGAAAATTCACCCTTATTCGAACTGCCCCAAGGGTCCTTCATCAACATGAGCACGTTGGAATACCTTTGGCTTAATTTTAACAACATCACTGTGATACACCTAGGAGCCCTGGAGCACCTGTCAGAACTGAAAGAGCTGAGACTGGAGGGGAACAAACTTCGTTCAGTGCCATGGACAGCATTCCAAGCCACTCCTCTTCTGAGGGTCTTAGATCTCAAACACAACAGGATTGATGTGCTCCCTGAGCTGGCTCTTCAGTTCTTGGTCAATCTGACCTACCTTGACCTATCCTCCAATAGGCTTACAGTTGTATCCAAGGGCATCTTCTCGAACTGGCTGGCCTACCAGAAACCCCATCAGCCTGGCTGCGGAGCCAGGATTCACTCCGGTTTGGTGCTGGCACTGCACGACAACCCCTGGCTATGTGACTGTCGCCTGAGGGGGCTTGTCCAATTTGTAAAGTCCAACAGCATTCCGGTCATCCTGGTGAATTCCTACCTGGTGTGCCAACACCCTCTCTCCAAAGCAGGGCAGCTTTTTCATGAAACTGAGCTCAGTGTTTGCATGAAGCCACAGATCTCAACCTCTAATGCCAGTGTCACCATCCAGATGGGACAGAATGTGACCCTGAGATGCCTGGCACAGGCCAGTCCCTCACCAACCATTGTATGGACTTATCCTCTGAGCATGTGGAGAGAATTTGATG TGTTGACCTCATCTACTGCAGAAGATACTGCTCTGTCGGAGCTGGTCATACCTGCTGCCCACCTGGTGGACAGGGGTAATTACACCTGTGTGGCCTCCAACTCCATCGGCAGGAGCACCCTTGTCATCTCCCTCCAAGTCCAGCCTGCCCAGACCCTGTCTGTGCCCCATTCTGCCTTTTTCCCCTCGGATGGCAATGCCTATGTTGACCTGAGGGTCGTCAAGCAGACAGTGCATGGGATTCTGCTGGAGTGGTTTGCGGTGGCTGACACCCCTGAGGAGAAATGGTTCACCCTCTACATTGCATCAGATGAAACACTCAAGAAGGAGGTGGTCCACATCGGCCCCGGGATCAACACGTACGCCGTGGATGACCTCCTTCCCAGCACAAAGTATGAGGCATGCCTCAGCCTGGGGGGCCAGCCCCCACGCAGGGGCCGGTGTGTGGTCTTTGTGACGGGCAGAGACCATGGCGAGCTGGAGGGACGGGAGCGCCTCCTGCACATTACAGTGGTCCTGTGCGCTGTGTTGCTGGCGGTGCCTGTGGGCGCCTACGTCTGGGCAGCCCAGGCCCCCTGCAGCTGCAGGGAGTGGGGGCTGCACTGCTGTCCTCACCGCAGGAAggctcccaggtgcccccgtgcTGTGCCACAGCACAGGGACTGCTCCTATAGAGAGCACATAGCTGTCTGTGAGGACCGCCTGGGGCACAGAGACGATGAAGGGGAtgaagagaaagatgaagaggaagaCAAAGGCTGA